TGGTCAGCGACGGCGCGATCCCGTGGACCATCGTCGCCTCGACCCAGTTCTACGACTTCCCGGCGATGGTCGCCGGCTGGACCCGGGACGGCGACCGGTCGATCGTCCCGCCGCTGCTGATGCGCCCGATCGCGGTTGTCGACGTGGCCGCTGTCCTGGCCGAAGTCGCGGTGGGCAAGCCGCTCGGCCGGCTGATCGAGATCGCCGGACCGGACACCCACGACCTGGTCGACATGGCCCGGCGCACGCTCGCCGCGCAGGGCGACCCGGTGCGGCTGGTCGCGAGTTGGCGCGACAGCCCGCTCGGCGTGGAGATGGCGGGCGAGGTGCTGCTGCCCGGCGACGACGCCCGCATCGGGTCGACGACGTTCGAAGAGTGGCTCGAGGGCCGAACGGGGTAGCCGGCACCGGCCGCCGGCCGGCATCCTGAACCCGTGACGGAGACGGCGCAACGGACCACAGTGGATGAGCGCCGGCCCGAGCTGGACGCCATCCGTACCCTCGTCGTGGTCGGTCTGGTGTTCTTCCACGCCGCCCTGGTGTTCGACGCGTCCGACGACTACTACGTCAAAAACGCCGAAACGACCGACGTCACCACGGTGTTGGCCGGCTTCGGGGTGCTCTGGGCGATGCCGGCCCTGTTCCTGATCGCGGGCTTCGGCTCGTGGCACTCGATGGCCCGCCGCGGCGCCGGCGGCTTCGTGCGCGAGCGGCTCCAACGGCTCGGCGTCCCGCTGCTCTTCGCGATCCTGACGTTCCTTCCGGTGCCGGTCTGGCTGCGGCTCAAGGCGGCCGACCCCGGCTACCACGAGAGCTACCTGCGCTTCCTGCCGAAGTTCTACGAGGTCCACCTCGACCTGTCAGATTTCCCGTTCGTCCTGCGAGGCGACTATTTCGAGACCGGCCACCTCTGGTTCGTCGTCCTCCTGCTGACCTTCTCGCTCCTCCTGGCGCCGATCGCCCGCTGGTTCCGGGGGGATCAAGGCCGAGCGGTCGCCCACCGCGGCGTCGTGCTGCTGCCCGCCCTCGCCACGTCGGCGATCTGCGCCTTCATCGGCATGGAGGAGCCGTTCGCCGGCTGGAGCCGCTGGGCCTATCTGCTCTTCTTCCTCTGCGGCTTCCTGCTCGGCTCCGACGAGCGCTTCCGGATCGCGATGCGCCGCGACGCCGTGCCGGCCGCGATCGCCGGAGTCGTGGTCTTCGCCGCGTGTGGGCCGGTGCTCCTGACGGCCGGCGACGATCCGTTCACCACGATGACCGCACACGCCATCGTCGCCCGAGCGCTGTTCGGCTTCGCCGGCTGGTGCGTGGTGGTGGCGATCCTCGGCCTGCTCGACCGGCGAAACCTGAGCCGCACCGGCAGGCGCGAGCCAGGGCGGCCCTACCGCTACCTCGCGGAGGGCGCCCTGCCCATCTACGTCCTGCACCAACCGATCGTGGTCGCCGTCGCCTACGGCGTGGTCGGCTGGCACGCTCCGATCATCGTCAAATATCTGGCGATCGTGGTGGCGTCGCTGGCCCTGACCCTGGCCGCCTACGAGGTTCTCGTCCGCCGCACCCGGGTCACCCGCTACCTGTTCGGGATGCGCCCCAAACGCGCTAGCCCTTGAGCCCGCTCATCGAGATGCCCTGGATGAACCTCCGCTGGAAGATCAGGAACACCACCACCATCGGCAGGGTGGCCACCACGGAACCGGCCATCAGCAGGTTCCACGACGTGCGGTTCTTGACCACGAACAGCGCCAACCCGAGCGGTGCCGTGTAGTGGTCGGAACTCGACACCACGATCAAGGGCCAGAGGAAGTCTTCCCAGGCGTACGTGAACGTGAAGATCGCGGTGGCCGCCAGCGCCGGCGCGCAGAGTGGCAGCACCACCTTCCAGAACACCCGGAACTCGCCGGCACCGTCGATCCGGGCCGCGTCGAGCAGTTCGTCGGGGATCGACATCATGTATTGCCGCAGCAGGAAGATGCCGAACGCGCTCACCGCGCCGGGCAGGATCAGCCCCCAGTAGGAGTCGAGGAAGCCGTGCCCGCCCTGGCCCATCACATCGTTGCCGCCGAAGAACGGCACGTGCTTGAGGACCAGGTAGTTGGGGATCAGGGTGACCTGCGGCGGCACCATCATGGTGGCCAGGAAGACCAGGAAGATGAGATTGCGACCGGGAAAACGGCGCTTCGCGAAGGTGTACGCCGCCAGCGAGTTGAAGAAGAGCTGGAGCGTCGTCACCGAGCCGGCCACGAACGCGCTGTTGAGGAACCAGCGCCAGGCGCCCTCGCTGCCCTGCGCGAGTTCACCGGCCTTGCCGATCCCGAAGAACCCCTTGTAGCCGTCGAGCGTCGGGTTCTTCGGAATCCACTGTGGCGGCCACGAGAAGATGTCGCCGACGTGCTGGAACGACGCCGAGACGAGCCACGCGAACGGTGCCAGGAACAGGATCGCGCCGGGCACCAGCACGACGTAGCAGAAACCGAGCCACACCCGGCGGCGCCAGATTGTTGCCGTCACACGTCAGCCCTCCGGTAGAGGCGGAGCTGGAGCGCGGTGAACACCAGCAACATCAGGAACAGCGCGTACGCCAGCGTGCTCGCGTACCCCATCTCGTAGAACTTGAAGGCGGCCTCGTAGATGTAATAGACCATCGTCGTGGTGCGGTTGAGCGGGCCACCGCTGGTCATGATGTAGATCTGGGTGAACACCTGGAACGAGCCGATGATGCCCATCACCATCAGGAACAGCGTCGACGGCCGGAGCATCGGCCAGGTGACATAGCGCAACCGGGCCCAGGCGCCGGCGCCGTCGATCCGGGCCGCCTCGTAGAGGTCGTTGGGTATCGCCTGGAGCGCCGCGAGGTAGACCACCATCGAGAAGCCGACGCTGGTCCAGACGCTCATCAGCACGACCGCCGGCATCGCGAGGTTCTTGTCGGAGAGCCACACCAGCGGTTCGGTGATCAGGTGCGTCTTGAGCAGGTAGTAGTTGAACAGCCCGAAGTCGCCGTTGTAGAGCCACTTCCAGATGATCGCGGCGACCACGAACGGGGTGACGGTGGGCAGGAAGTAGAGCGTGCGCAGCAGTCCCCGGCCGCGGATCGGCTGGTTGAGCAGCAGCGCCACGCACAGACCGACGAGCATGCCCAGCGGCACCGAGGCGCCGGTGAAGTAGGCGGTGTTGATGATCGACCGGCCGAAGTCCTTGTCGTGCACCAGATCCTGGTAGTTCTGGAGGCCGATGAACGGCTTCTCGGGCTCGAGGATGTTCCACTCGCGGAAGGTCAGGTAGAACGCGAACCCCAGCGCGAAGACGGTGAAGATGGAGAACAGGATGAGGCCGGGGGCGAGGAACCCGTACGCGGACCGCTCCCGCCACATTCTCTTGAGGACGCCGTTGCGGGCTCCTCGCCCCCGCGCGCTCACCTGATGATCTTCTCGGCTTCGGCGGCGGCGTTGTCGAGCGCCTGTGCCGCGGTCTGCTCGCCGTAGATGGCCTTCGCCAGTTCGGCGTTGATGGCTTCCTCGATCTTCGGCCAGTCGGGGTTGGCGACCACGTTGCTCACGCCGCACGGCATCGCCTCGGCGAAGCCCTTGAGGATCGGCTTGGTCGCGACCAGGTCGGGGGAGTCGAGCAGGCTGCTGATCGGGGGAAGGGTGGTGCCGGCCTTGGACTTGTAGGTCCACTGCGCGACGTTGTCGGGCTGGCTGAGGAACTCGATGAACTTCCAGGCCGCGTCGGCCTTCTTGCCCTGGCTGAACATGACCAGCGCGTCACCGGCGATCGTCGTGCCGCACCCCGCCGAGCCCTTCGGCAACGGCGCGACCGACCACTTGCCGTCGATCTGCGGGAACTCGTCGCCCAGCGTGCCGGCGAACCAGGAACCGGCGACATACATGCCGACCTGCCCGTTGGCGAACGCCTGGCGGCCGTCGTAGGAGTTGGAGTTGAGGTAGTCCTTCGGCGCGTACTGCGCCATCTTCACGTAGAACTCGGCCGCGCTCTTGGCCTCCGCCGAGTTGAAGAGCACCTGCTTGCCGTCGTCGGAGAGCAGCTTGCCGCCGGCCTGCCAGAGCCACGGATACCAGTAGTAGGCGGCCTCCGGCGAGCTGGCGAACATGGCGTTGCCGTAGGTGCGCTTGGCCGGGTTGGTCAGCTTCCTGGCCGCTTCCTCGTACTCCGGCCAGGTGGTCGGCGGCGCGCTGATGCCGGCGGCCTGGAACAGGTCGGTGCGGTAGAACAGCGCGGTCGACTCACCGTCGAACGGCAGGCCGTACATGCTGTTCTCGTAGGTCACGAAGGTCTTGAACGCCGGCACGTAGGCGTCGGCCTTCACGACCTCGGAGCGCTTGATGTAGTTGTCGAGGTTGACCAGCGCCTTCCGCGAGGCGAACTGGGCGGTGGTGCTCGCGTCGATGAACGCGACGTCGGGGGGATTGCCGCCGGCGACCTGGGCGGTGAGTTTCTCGTTGGCCTCTTCGGACGGGATGTTCTGCAGCTCGATCTTGATGTTCGGGTGCGCGGTCTGGAACTTGTCGACCAGCGTCTTCATGTCGGGCTCCGCGCCGACCCACGACGCGAACGAGATGGTCACGGGGGAGGTCGGCTCGGGAACCGGGCCTTCGCCGGCGCCCTTGTCGGTCGACGAGCCGCCACTCGTCGAGCAGGCGGCCAGCGCGAGCGCCGCGGTTGTCGTCGCCACCACCGTTGCCAGGGACCTACGGGACAGGCGATGCGTCATCGGATCAGCTCCCTAAGTCTTTATCGACGAATCACAGGCGTAACCCGCATGCAAATCGTTTGGCATACTGCGGCTAGGGTCATCGTCTGATCAGAAGTTGTCAAGAGATCCGGTGTAACGAACCGCTCGCACCGGCCGCTCGGAGAGAAGCCGCTTTGCTACCGTCTCCAGGCATGTCCGAGCCACCGCGCTCAACCGGGTCCGACGACACCCGGGTGACGCTGGTGCAGGTGGCCAAGCTGGCCGGAGTCAGCCCGACCACCGTCTCCCACGTGCTTTCCGGCAAGCGCTGGGTCGCCGAGTCGACGCAGGAGACGGTGCGCGAGGTCATCCGCCAGCTCGGCTACCGGCCCAACAACGTCGCGCGCAGCCTGCGCACCCGGCGGTCCAAAATGGTCGCGGTCGTGGTTCCCGACATCACCAACACCTTCTTCGCCGTGCTGACCCGTGGTCTGGCCGACGCGGTCGACGTCGCCGGCTACGGCACCTACGTCTGCAACACCGACGGGATACCGGAGCGCGAGGACGCTTTCCTGGCTGACGTGGTCGACCGTGGCGTCGACGGCGTCGTGATGGCCGCCGGCAACCTCACCGGCGACGTCGGCGCGGGCCCCGGCGGTCTGGGCGTGCCGGCCGTCCGCATCGGCGGCGCACCCGACGACGATCCGCACGTCGATGTCGTCGCGCCCGACGACGAGATCGGCTCGCACGCGGCGGTGCGCCACCTGATCGACCGTGGCGCGCGACGGATCGCCATCATCGAAGGCCCGCCCGCGACCGGGTCGACCCGCGACGACGGCTATCGCCGCGCCCTTGGCGAGAGCGGAATGCCCGTCGACCCCGACCTCATGGTGCGGGGCGACTGGACCCGCCCGGGCGGCCGGAAGGCGATGCGCACGCTGATGGCACTCGCGGATCGGCCGGACGCGGTCTTCTGCGCCAACGACCTGACCGCGATCGGTGCGATCGACGCCGCACACGAGTTGGGGCTGGCGGTGCCCGGCGACGTGGCCGTGGTGGGCTTCGACGACGTCGACGCCGCGACGATCGTCAACCCTCCACTCACGACGGTGCGCAACCCGGCCTACGAGACCGGCTACACCGCCGGCGAGCTGCTGCTCAGCCGGATCACCGGAAGTTACACCGGCGACGGCCGCACCGTCGTGCTGCCGTGCCCCCTGGTCGTGCGCGCCTCGGCCTGACGCGGGTCACATCGTCACCACCGCCTTCACGAAGCCGTCCGGCTTGGCCCGCGCCGTCTCGAACGCCGCGCCGATCCGCTCCAGCGGGAAGCGGTGCGAGACCAGCGGCGCCAGCGAGAGCCGGCCGGCGACCAGCAGCCGCATGCCCACCTCCATGCCGCGCATGATGACGGCGATGTCGCGGTAGTGCGCGTTGACGATGCCGAACGCCATCCAGTTCCAGTGCGCCAGGTCGATCCGCCGCGGCTCGCCCTGGTGGTAGCCGACCAGCACCACCTTCCCGCTCATCCGGGTGGTCTGCCCGACCACGTCGAGGGCGGCCTGGCTGCCGGTCGCCTCGAACGTGAGGTCGGCACCCCGGCCGCCGGTCGCGGCCGCCACGACCTCGGTCAGCGACTCCGACCGCACGTCGACGACCCGGGTCGCGCCGAGAGTGGCCGCCCGGGCCAGCGCGTCGGGCCGGGTGTCGGCGACGATGAGCTGCCGGGCCCCGCGCAGCGCGACCAGCGACTGCACCAGGTTGCCCATGAAGCCCGCCCCGATCAGCACCACGTCGTCGCCGAGCCGGACGTCGGCCTCCTCGACGGCGTTCACCGCGCAGGCGAGGGGTTCAGCGAGCGCCTCGTCGAGCGGCACGTCGCCGGCCGGAACGCAGTAGGCGCCCTGCACCGCGACGTACTCCGCGAAGCCGTGCGAGGTCACCCAGCAGCCGACCGGATCGCCGGCGGCGAGGCCGGTCACCGATGGGCCCACCTCGACGACGGTGCCGCTCACCTCGTGCCCGATGGAGCGGGGATAGTCGCCGCCGTCGCCGGCGAACGCCGCGTGCTCCGACGAGCAGACGCCACAGGCGGCTACCCGCACCAGCACCTCGTCGGGCGCCGGCACGGGCCGGTCGACCTCCTCGATCTCGAACCGGCCGGGACCGGTCAGCACCGCGATCCTCATCCAACCTCCCCGAACACGACGATGGTGTACGTACCGAGCCCGTCCAATGCCACCCGGTGGAAGCCGTCGGAGACCACGGCGGTGCGGGAGGTGACCGTGCCGTCGGAGGTGAAGACGGTCGCGGTCGGCGATCCGCCCGGGAGCCGGACCGACAGGGTCGCCGGGCCGGTCCGCCGCACCTCGTCGGCCGCCGGGTCGTAGCCGTAGTTGACCAGGTGCACCGCCACCGCCCCGCCCGCCAGCGCGGCCGTGTTGACCGCGACCGCGCCGGTGTCGGCTCCCGTGAGGGTGACCTGCCGGCCGCCCGGCAGAAGCGACTCCAGCCCGGTGTAGGCGTCGATCCGCACCACCCGCCCACCGCCGTCGGCATAGGCCGCGAGCGCCGCCTCCTGCGCGTCGGTCAGGTAGCCCACGCGCGGCAGGACCACCGTGCCGTAGCGGCTCAACGTCTCCACGGTGACCCGGTCGGGCGCGGTCCGTCCGTCGGAGAAGATCAGCACGTCGAACGGCACCGCCGCGCCGGCCAGCGCCTCGGTCACCTGCCGGTAGGGCACCACGACGCTCTCGTCGCGGGCGTTGACCAGGTTGTCGCTGACGTCGGCCTTGGCGATCAGCTCGCGATTGCTCTCCACGCCGTAGACGACCGCGACCTCGTTGACCGTGCGCCGGGCGAAGAGCCGCTCGTGGTCGGCCAGGAACGCCTGCGCCTGAGCGGCCACCTCGTGCGGTGCGTAGAAGGAGTCTTCGATGGTCGCGCCCATCCACGAGCCGTAGGGCACC
This genomic interval from Asanoa ferruginea contains the following:
- a CDS encoding carbohydrate ABC transporter permease, with protein sequence MTATIWRRRVWLGFCYVVLVPGAILFLAPFAWLVSASFQHVGDIFSWPPQWIPKNPTLDGYKGFFGIGKAGELAQGSEGAWRWFLNSAFVAGSVTTLQLFFNSLAAYTFAKRRFPGRNLIFLVFLATMMVPPQVTLIPNYLVLKHVPFFGGNDVMGQGGHGFLDSYWGLILPGAVSAFGIFLLRQYMMSIPDELLDAARIDGAGEFRVFWKVVLPLCAPALAATAIFTFTYAWEDFLWPLIVVSSSDHYTAPLGLALFVVKNRTSWNLLMAGSVVATLPMVVVFLIFQRRFIQGISMSGLKG
- a CDS encoding acyltransferase family protein; its protein translation is MTETAQRTTVDERRPELDAIRTLVVVGLVFFHAALVFDASDDYYVKNAETTDVTTVLAGFGVLWAMPALFLIAGFGSWHSMARRGAGGFVRERLQRLGVPLLFAILTFLPVPVWLRLKAADPGYHESYLRFLPKFYEVHLDLSDFPFVLRGDYFETGHLWFVVLLLTFSLLLAPIARWFRGDQGRAVAHRGVVLLPALATSAICAFIGMEEPFAGWSRWAYLLFFLCGFLLGSDERFRIAMRRDAVPAAIAGVVVFAACGPVLLTAGDDPFTTMTAHAIVARALFGFAGWCVVVAILGLLDRRNLSRTGRREPGRPYRYLAEGALPIYVLHQPIVVAVAYGVVGWHAPIIVKYLAIVVASLALTLAAYEVLVRRTRVTRYLFGMRPKRASP
- a CDS encoding carbohydrate ABC transporter permease, which produces MSARGRGARNGVLKRMWRERSAYGFLAPGLILFSIFTVFALGFAFYLTFREWNILEPEKPFIGLQNYQDLVHDKDFGRSIINTAYFTGASVPLGMLVGLCVALLLNQPIRGRGLLRTLYFLPTVTPFVVAAIIWKWLYNGDFGLFNYYLLKTHLITEPLVWLSDKNLAMPAVVLMSVWTSVGFSMVVYLAALQAIPNDLYEAARIDGAGAWARLRYVTWPMLRPSTLFLMVMGIIGSFQVFTQIYIMTSGGPLNRTTTMVYYIYEAAFKFYEMGYASTLAYALFLMLLVFTALQLRLYRRADV
- a CDS encoding zinc-binding dehydrogenase, whose protein sequence is MRIAVLTGPGRFEIEEVDRPVPAPDEVLVRVAACGVCSSEHAAFAGDGGDYPRSIGHEVSGTVVEVGPSVTGLAAGDPVGCWVTSHGFAEYVAVQGAYCVPAGDVPLDEALAEPLACAVNAVEEADVRLGDDVVLIGAGFMGNLVQSLVALRGARQLIVADTRPDALARAATLGATRVVDVRSESLTEVVAAATGGRGADLTFEATGSQAALDVVGQTTRMSGKVVLVGYHQGEPRRIDLAHWNWMAFGIVNAHYRDIAVIMRGMEVGMRLLVAGRLSLAPLVSHRFPLERIGAAFETARAKPDGFVKAVVTM
- a CDS encoding LacI family DNA-binding transcriptional regulator; amino-acid sequence: MSEPPRSTGSDDTRVTLVQVAKLAGVSPTTVSHVLSGKRWVAESTQETVREVIRQLGYRPNNVARSLRTRRSKMVAVVVPDITNTFFAVLTRGLADAVDVAGYGTYVCNTDGIPEREDAFLADVVDRGVDGVVMAAGNLTGDVGAGPGGLGVPAVRIGGAPDDDPHVDVVAPDDEIGSHAAVRHLIDRGARRIAIIEGPPATGSTRDDGYRRALGESGMPVDPDLMVRGDWTRPGGRKAMRTLMALADRPDAVFCANDLTAIGAIDAAHELGLAVPGDVAVVGFDDVDAATIVNPPLTTVRNPAYETGYTAGELLLSRITGSYTGDGRTVVLPCPLVVRASA
- a CDS encoding SDR family oxidoreductase → MRVAVIGGTGLVGRHTVDALRAAGHDPVAVSRRSGVDVTTGKGLDEALDGVEAVVDVANTGLTDRSAAERFFAAETENVLAAEQRAGVGHHVLLSIVGIDDVEGNAHYAGKRIQQAMVSDGAIPWTIVASTQFYDFPAMVAGWTRDGDRSIVPPLLMRPIAVVDVAAVLAEVAVGKPLGRLIEIAGPDTHDLVDMARRTLAAQGDPVRLVASWRDSPLGVEMAGEVLLPGDDARIGSTTFEEWLEGRTG
- a CDS encoding ABC transporter substrate-binding protein — translated: MTHRLSRRSLATVVATTTAALALAACSTSGGSSTDKGAGEGPVPEPTSPVTISFASWVGAEPDMKTLVDKFQTAHPNIKIELQNIPSEEANEKLTAQVAGGNPPDVAFIDASTTAQFASRKALVNLDNYIKRSEVVKADAYVPAFKTFVTYENSMYGLPFDGESTALFYRTDLFQAAGISAPPTTWPEYEEAARKLTNPAKRTYGNAMFASSPEAAYYWYPWLWQAGGKLLSDDGKQVLFNSAEAKSAAEFYVKMAQYAPKDYLNSNSYDGRQAFANGQVGMYVAGSWFAGTLGDEFPQIDGKWSVAPLPKGSAGCGTTIAGDALVMFSQGKKADAAWKFIEFLSQPDNVAQWTYKSKAGTTLPPISSLLDSPDLVATKPILKGFAEAMPCGVSNVVANPDWPKIEEAINAELAKAIYGEQTAAQALDNAAAEAEKIIR